Genomic segment of Vulpes lagopus strain Blue_001 chromosome 7, ASM1834538v1, whole genome shotgun sequence:
CCCCTTATAGGTGCTGGGAAAATCCACGGCTGACGATAGAAATCTTAGGAAGTAGATGGCCATGGCCTACAGGCCACACTGAATACAGGAACAGAAAAACAACCCAACCACTCCCACTCTAGGGCTGACCCCCACGGTTATCTACGAAGGGTTAACTCGTTCCTGCTGGAAGCGGAATTAAGATCAGACAATGTTACAGATGTTTCTTTTAAGAGCTTTCCCCTTGCACTTGTCTCAGCTGCTCCGGGAGCTGCTTTATGTATGGtcgtgggaggaggaggaggaactggCAGCCTCTTCCCCGCCCCCACGGTTTCCGTGCAGAAGGGTCAGGTTCTGCGATGCGTCCAGCAGCTCTCGGAAATAAAACCATCCCAAGGCCGCTTGGGCACCCAGGCAGGAttctccccgcctcccccgcaCCTCACCTCTGGAGAAGAGGTCCTGGCCCTGGAAGTGGATAGAAGGGCACTGGTCAGCCTCAAGAGGTAAGCGTAGCAAGCTATGCTAACGACTGGGTTTGGCCTTCTCTTCGCCCTTGGCTCCGTGGCCCTGCCCTCACAGCCCACTACTCGGAGGGCCGCAGCAGAGGGTGGACCTAGTGGCGCCAATTCGCACTCGGTAAACGGCGGGTTTGCTGGCTCAGGTTTCTCCGCCTCAACCCTGCTGAGCCTCGCCTTTTGCATGGACAGCCCTTGGTCATCGCGGCCTTTCGAGGGACCGCAGCAGGTGATACCTGAATGCGGAGGATCCCTGCTTTGTGGGGCGTGGGCGCTGGACAGGGCTTAGGGAGCGGCGTGCTTAGATCCTCTTCACCGTCGATCCCGGACCAGTCGGGGGATGCTACGTAAAGAGGCCGCTGGGTCAAGAGTCGGGAGCCCGGCGCCCACAGGCACTGCCACTCCTCCACGCAGCGCGGGCCCCGAGCCGGAAGCGGGAAGCCTAGGGCGGGCAGGAGCGAACCAGGCCCGCTCTCGCGATGGCCCCCATCTCCGCGCAGCCGGGCCCCAAGGCCGCGCGGTGGCGCCAGAGCTCAATGCCGGGCCGCGATCGCCTGCcggcctccctgccccgcccccgggggtCACGTGATGGGGGCGGCGCAGTCCGATGACGCACACCCGGCGTAGCTCTCGCCCCGCCTGCCACGGGGTCACGTGACAGTCCGGCGCTGCCTGATAACGCGACGCCCAGCCCCTGGGcgccgctcccgccccgccccgccgccaccgccgcgcCGAGTCCTTTTGTCCAAGATGGCGGCGCCGGGGGCGCTGCctcctcggccgccgccgccgccgctgtgAGGGGCCTgcgggccgcccgcccgcccgccgcgccggcGCCATGAAGAGGCAGAGCGAGCGAGACTCGAGCCCGAGCGGGCGCGGCTCGTCATCGTCGGCCAAGCGGCCGCGGGAGCGCGAACGGGAGGcggaggcgggcgggcggcgggcggcgcacAAGGCCTCGGGCGGCGCCAAGCATCCCGTTCCAACGCGGGCCCGCGACAAACCCCGCGGTagcgggggcggcgggggtgggcATCGCGACGGCCGCGGCGCCGGGGACGCGAATCACCGTGCGAGCAGCGGCCGCTCCTCGGGCTCGGGCGCTGGCGGCGGGGGACGCGGTGGCAAGGCCTCCGGGGACCCAGGCGCTTCAGGTGCATCACCTCGCGCGTCTCCGCTGCCGCCACCTCCGCCACCGCCCGGGGCCGAGCCCGCGGGGCCCGGCTCATCGACGGCCGCACCCGAGTACAAGACGCTGCTCATCAGCAGCCTGAGCCCCGCGCTGCCCGCCGAGCATCTCGAGGACCGACTCTTTCACCAGTTCAAGCGCTTTGGCGAGATCAGCCTGCGCCTGTCGCACACGCCAGAGCTGGGCCGCGTGGCCTACGTGAACTTCCGGCACCCGCAGGACGCACGCGAGGCCCGCCAGCACGCCCTGGCCCGCCAGCTGCTGCTCTACGACCGGCCGCTCAAGGTGGAGCCGGTGTACCTgcgtggcggcggcggcggcggcggcggcgggagcagccggcgaagcagcagcagcagtgctGCCGCCTCCACGCCGCCCCCAgggccgcccgcgcccgccgacCCGCTCGGTTACCTGCCGCTGCACGGCGGCTACCAGTACAAGCAGCGCTCTCTGTCCCCCGTGGCCGCCCCTCCGCTACGGGAGCCCCGCGCCCGCCACGCCGCGGCGGCCTTTGCCCTGgatgctgccgccgccgccgcagtaGGACTGTCCCGGGAGCGGGCCCTGGACTACTACGGTCTGTACGACGACCGCGGGCGCCCATACGGCTACCCCGCCGTGTGCGAGGAGGACCTGATGCCTGAGGACGACCAGCGGGCCACGCGCAACCTCTTCATCGGGAACCTGGACCACAGCGTATCCGAGGTGGAGTTGCGGCGGGCCTTTGAGAAGTACGGCATCATTGAGGAGGTGGTCATCAAGAGACCTGCCCGTGGCCAGGGTGGTGCGTATGCCTTCCTCAAGTTCCAGAATCTAGACATGGCCCACAGGGCCAAGGTGGCCATGTCGGGCCGGGTGATTGGCCGAAACCCCATTAAGATAGGCTATGGCAAGGCCAACCCCACCACTCGCCTCTGGGTGGGCGGCCTGGGACCTAACACCTCACTGGCCGCTCTGGCCCGGGAGTTTGACCGCTTCGGGAGCATTCGGACCATTGATCACGTCAAGGGAGATAGTTTTGCTTACATCCAGTATGAGAGCTTGGATGCAGCTCAGGCCGCCTGCGCAAAAATGAGGGGCTTTCCCTTGGGTGGTCCAGACCGAAGGCTGCGTGTGGATTTTGCCAAAGCAGAGGAGACCCGGTATCCCCAGCAGTACCAGCCCTCACCCCTCCCTGTGCATTATGAGCTGCTCCCAGATGGATATACCCGGCATCGAAGCCTGGATGCAGACCTCCGGGTGCGGGATAGGACCCCCCCACACCTCCTGTACTCAGACCGGGACCGGACCTTTTTGGAAGGGGACTGGACCAGCCCTAGTAAAAGCTCTGACCGCCGAAACAGCCTGGAGGGCTACAGCCGCTCAGTGCGCAGCCGGAGTGGGGAGCGCTGGGGAGATGGGGACCGGGGCCTGCCCAAGCCTTGGGAGGAGAGGCGGAAGCGGAGGAGCCTCTCCAGTGACCGCGGGAGGACAACCCACTCCCCTTACGAGGAGAGGAGCAGGACCAAGGGTGGTGGGCCACAGGTGGACCGGGGCTCTGACCGCACTCCTGAGCGCAGCCGTAAGGAGAATCACTCCAGTGATGGGACCAAGGAGTCGAGCAGCAACTCCCTCAGCAACAGCAGACACGGGGCTGAGGAGCggagccaccaccaccaccacgaggCTCCAGACTCTTCCCATGGGAAGAAGACCCGAGAGAGCGAGCGCAATCATCGGACCGCTGAGGCTGAACCCAAGCCTCTAGAAGAGCCAAAACACGAGACCAAAAAGCTCAAGAATCTTTCCGAGTATGCCCAGACACTGCAGCTGGGTTGGAATGGGCTCCTAGTGTTGAAAAACAGCTGCTTCCCAACATCTATGCACATCCTAGAGGGGGACCAAGGGGTTATCACGGGCCTCCTCAAAGACCACACTTCCGGGAGCAAGCTGACCCAGCTGAAGATTGCCCAGCGTCTGCGGCTGGACCAGCCCAAGCTCGATGAGGTCACGCGGCGCATCAAGCAGGGGAGCCCCAATGGCTATGCGGTGCTcctagccacccaggcgacccccaGCGGGCCTGGCACTGAGGGGCTGCCCACGGTGGAGCCAGGCCTACAGAGGCGGCTTCTCAGGAACCTGGTCTCCTACTTGAAACAGAAGCAGGCCGCAGGGGTGATCAGCCTGCCGGTGGGTGGGTCCAAGGGCAGAGACAGCACGGGCATGCTCTACGCCTTCCCGCCCTGCGACTTTTCACAGCAGTACCTCCAGTCAGCACTGAGGACATTGGGCAAGCTAGAGGAGGAACACATGGTGATAGTTATAGTAAGAGACACTGCCTAGCCCAGACCTGGCTCCAGCTCCGCGTTTGTGTCACAAAAGCAGTTCTTTTAAAATCCGACCACCACCCTTCCCCCTACCCCTTGGTTTGAATTCTCTGCTGGGTTATTTTGGTTCATTTGATGGGGGAACCAGAGTCCTGACCCCCACCAAAACTAAGTTCTTaaatttggggattttgtttttttgttttgttttggttttttccaGCAATGAGAAAAGGGACTCCTGTCACGTTGATTTCTAGTGTACGAGATACTGTCTgctgtgttctgtattttttttattttttgactaacTGTATGGAAAGTTGTCAGTAAAACCTTTGTCAGAGGATGGATTTTTAATCCTGTTCAGAGTCCTGGTTTAATCGAGTTTTTCCTCAATGAATGGAAGACTTTTCCCCACTGCACGCACACAAATGCCCTACGTCAACTTCACAGCACTGGTATTAGCTCAAAGTCCTGCTGTGTTGGTCGCTCTCGGCCCCTCAGCTCTTTGGGCCGAGTCGGGACTGCGTTCACATTTGTTTTTAACCTTGGCTGAGAGCAGGTGGGCTTCGTTTTGCCTCTGGCACCCTGCCTTGCCTGCTTGAGCAGAGCCCATGCAAAGGAAGGGGGTGAGCCTAAGGTCTATAGCCGGCAGCTTTGGTAgttttggagtttttgttttctgcccTAAATGTGTGTGTTGATCTGTCTGAACCGTAGCTGTTGGACAATGTGCCTAATCTTGAGGTCTTTTGCAGGCAGGTAGTCTTTAGCAGTTCTGTGGTCTTGTAGACACGGGGAAGAAGAGTACAGTATTGATGCCACAGCGTCTTGGTGTCACGGattgaagcaggctccccttctTTTCAGCCTCCCTTCCAGCCTTAACATGGCAGCCCAGGAGCACCCCGTTGGAGGCAGAGCTGCCTCAGACCCCCCAGGGACCCTGAAGGCCAAGTGCTGGaatggagggtgggaggaagctTCTCTTGGCTAATTCTTGAAATTTACCCAGTGAACCACTCTGGTTCTTCCTTTGGTTGTTTTGGGGCTGATGTATAGTGGAGGGGACCTCTTCCCAGTACCTAGAGCTTTGTAGGGGACCCTACAAACCCTGGACTGAAGAATTTTTGCAGTGCTGCCAGGGAGCACGGTGGATTAGACAGATACTCTTAACTAATCAATTTCACGGGTGTAAGGTGAGAACGTGTGCCTcagcctcctgccctgctgctgAGGTGGGAGAAGGGTGCCTCTGTGGGGAAATGAAGTCACAGGTGCCAGGGTGTTTGGGCAGTGCTCGTCAGAGCCACTGAAGCCAAGCTGGGGAGGAATGTGGAGGCATCTTCCAGCTGGGAGAGAAAGATggcttgaaagagaaaaatgctgTCATCCCTGGTCTCTAATGAGGTCATAGGACAAACGAAGCCAGCACCGTCAACTAAGGAGGGAAGCCAGTCATAGAGCAGTTGTCAACATAGAACACTGCCCAAATAGACTTTTCAGAGTGTGTTGTGTGGCAGTCTGGATGTCCCAAAGGATCACTGTCAGAGCTGAGGGACAACAGAAGCCTCAGAGAAGTGAGCCCCCAAATGGCCAGGAACTCCAGGTTCTGTTCCACTCTCCTGGCCTGGTCCACTCCCAGTCCATGCAGGGCAACATGGGACGGCTGGGATGCTTTGAGAGACCATCCTGAGGTGGAGGGTGAGGCCTGGAGGGTGGACTGCCTGGACAATACAGGCTTCACAAGGACAGGGAAGAGGTGGCTTTTTGAGACCTTAGGGATTTAAAATGAACAGGGGAAGGTGCCTGGGGAGGTACTGCTCACTGGGCTATAGCTGGTGCTCATGAGAGAACAGGCATGTTCacaacagaaaacatgaacaaaggAAGTGTTAAATGTGTTTGCCAGTTTGTACTTGAGCTGTGGCACAACTGCCAGGTGTCTGAGCAAGTCCGTGGCGGGGACCAGCTGACCCCAGTGCCACCATCCCAGGGTAGCTCGTACTGCCAGAGCAGGAATGGGCCTTGTTCAGAGTAAACAAGGTAGGGGTGGCTTGAAGGCGTATTGCAGGGCTTCCTGCAGATGTCTGAGAAATGCCTCGGTCACATATCAGCCAGAGTTGCCTTGTCCTGTTACGTCCAAAACTTCTCTGGGCTGTTCTTCATAGGGTGGGTGCTCAGAACCCAGAATACTACACCACCTAGCAGCATTTCCAGATATAAACCTGCTAGGAAATGTGGTTGGAGAAGACACTTCAACCTTTGTTTTGTCTACTTTACAGGGATAGGTGCTCTCTGGCCCCAAAAAGAACTATAGAGTTTTGGTAAAGAACCACAGCCCACTGTGTGACCCTCTTCTCAACCACTTCCTTCCTTTGGCTCTTAAGACACAGGTTCTGTGAACTCTCAGGCCTTGGCCAGCCCTAGTAGGGCAGGAAGTCAAGGCGCTGGTTGATTTAGGACTGCCCCACAAAGAGAACAATTTAACTGCAGGGGTCCAGTGCCTCCACCTGCGGGTTCAGATCCTGTCTGAGGTGGCGCTTAAATGGGGGGCGGGAAATCAATCTGAGGCAAATTGTACCGGTTTCTTCTGAGTGACTCAGATTTTCAGCTCTGGTATAGTAAGAAAGAGGGCTGATGTCTCCTTAGCCTCTCAGGGCACTGCCCTAAGGGCGGGTTGTCAAGTCAACCAGAACTGTGCCTCCCTGTTGGAGGCCCCCATTGCCACCACAGAGACCTGCAGGCACTCCCAAGAGCTGTTGGCAGAGTTGAGGGAGGCAGCCAGCAGCAGCTCAGCTGAATTCATGACTAGAATAGCGTTTTTACTTCTTGACTTTtaacctgctttcttttgatgcaCCCATCCAGCACCAGCAGTCAAGGCTACTCCACTGGTTAGGTGTTAGTAACCCATTTAAGCTGAGGCATGAAGCAACGTAAGAGCTGAGACCTCTGCTCTCTAAAGGACCAAGAGGTACCTGTGTGACACAGGCCCACTTCAGTGTGCGATCAGTTGTATGGTGCTCTGAAGCCCAGCAGGGCTTTGCTGGCCCCTGGTGAGTTATAGCCGTCTTGTCTTGTTTATTTCACAACCAAATTTGTCCCCTCTTCTCAGCAAAGGGAGAAAAGTCCCTAGCTATTTGATACCTACATAATAGAAACCAAGAAGCTGTTACTTGGACAACTCGAAGAGACTGCAATCTATTTATTGTAGGAGGAAAGGGTGAGGTGGGTTAAGTGAAAAGGTCAGAGCATGTGGCACTTTCCCTGGCGGTTCCCCATGTTCACCAACCACAGGCTGATTTCAGAGGCCTGAGACCTGTCTAAACCCAGCCGGGCCCAGCCCCCGCTGCCTCCAAACTGCCAAAAGTGAAAAACAGCTCTGGTCCGCTGTTAACTCTCCCTTGAGGAAATCGTAATGACAGTCACCCAACTAACTAGAGAGGTGGCCACTCCTTAGCTTTGCCAGCACCCAGGACCCCTAACATGTCAGCTCCACTAGATCTGTACTGCAGAGCTGCCTTCTTTAGTCAGAACCTAGGACAGAGAGGTGTCCACAGCTGACCAGGCCCaagcacctcctcctccaccccagcGTGCTTCTCGGGCACAAACCGATACTCCCTCTGGGGGAGGGCAGCAGACCAGGGTTAGATACTGTGACTAAGCTACTTTTCTCCCCAGAGTGCTTTATTTGGGCAGAATGTGTTCTCACAACCATCCTGGACTGCCTCTCGGAAGGCGTCTTCTCTACTGGCTGGCTAGAGGTGCAGGGAAAGGGACCACTGCACTTTGGTAAAAGAGAACAGGGAAAGGCCATAAACAAACAAAGACAGACTTgtagtttattttgtattttttttaaataaatacactttacattaaagaaaaaggCCTTTGATTTGTAATTTCCACattggggagaaagggaagaaaaaaaattttttgaaaaactgaatcacaaagaaaaatagagggaGTGAACTTATATCCTAAGTTCCCTCAACTCCACAAAACCAATATCCACAACGACCTTGCTGCCCCCAAACCATAAAGGTGGGTGAATCTAGGCATTTACTCAGCAAGCAATGTACTACCTTCTTCCCCACCTCTGGCACGAAGGAAAACAAATTAACCTGACAGCATATGAGGCAACAGAACAggttaaaaaatcatatattatatttataataaaatattcttaatccTTATCAATTTAAGAAACCAcgattttccttttcatttaaatacGTATGTAAAAATGCCTCTATATTGTTCTTTAGACATCATTTTCTTCCATAGAAAATGAAGTGCAGGGACAAGAGACCTGGTGGATATAAGTTCATACCCTCAGTTATaaatgcctgtttttttttttctttttaaattttataaaaaactaTTTCTTGTTCTTTAAGTAAAGAACgttatacaaagaaaatatattgtgaaataaccccagagacatgttttttttttcccttgaggaaAGAGCTGTCCATCCTAGGAGAAGGGGGAAGCAGAATAGGGCCTAACCCCTGTTGTCTTTTTTGTGGTTGTTATTGTTTTAGAAGGACCCTCAGATTCCAGTGAGGCTCTCTAAGCCATAATCCTCTGAATGCAGGGCATGCAGTTCCTTAAAAGACAGCcctgggagaaagggaaaggaaggtgtTCTGAATTCATCTGACTCAGTTTCTCGCCTATCAAGAATGTCTTCCACATGGTGACGGTTCCTCACTCATTCAGAGATAAGATGATGTCATCTTCCAAATCAGAGTTGTCAGAGCTGTCCGCTGAAAGGTAAGAGGGAAAGACTAGGTTATGCATCAGGCTTATAGGAAGCTTT
This window contains:
- the RBM15B gene encoding putative RNA-binding protein 15B — translated: MKRQSERDSSPSGRGSSSSAKRPREREREAEAGGRRAAHKASGGAKHPVPTRARDKPRGSGGGGGGHRDGRGAGDANHRASSGRSSGSGAGGGGRGGKASGDPGASGASPRASPLPPPPPPPGAEPAGPGSSTAAPEYKTLLISSLSPALPAEHLEDRLFHQFKRFGEISLRLSHTPELGRVAYVNFRHPQDAREARQHALARQLLLYDRPLKVEPVYLRGGGGGGGGGSSRRSSSSSAAASTPPPGPPAPADPLGYLPLHGGYQYKQRSLSPVAAPPLREPRARHAAAAFALDAAAAAAVGLSRERALDYYGLYDDRGRPYGYPAVCEEDLMPEDDQRATRNLFIGNLDHSVSEVELRRAFEKYGIIEEVVIKRPARGQGGAYAFLKFQNLDMAHRAKVAMSGRVIGRNPIKIGYGKANPTTRLWVGGLGPNTSLAALAREFDRFGSIRTIDHVKGDSFAYIQYESLDAAQAACAKMRGFPLGGPDRRLRVDFAKAEETRYPQQYQPSPLPVHYELLPDGYTRHRSLDADLRVRDRTPPHLLYSDRDRTFLEGDWTSPSKSSDRRNSLEGYSRSVRSRSGERWGDGDRGLPKPWEERRKRRSLSSDRGRTTHSPYEERSRTKGGGPQVDRGSDRTPERSRKENHSSDGTKESSSNSLSNSRHGAEERSHHHHHEAPDSSHGKKTRESERNHRTAEAEPKPLEEPKHETKKLKNLSEYAQTLQLGWNGLLVLKNSCFPTSMHILEGDQGVITGLLKDHTSGSKLTQLKIAQRLRLDQPKLDEVTRRIKQGSPNGYAVLLATQATPSGPGTEGLPTVEPGLQRRLLRNLVSYLKQKQAAGVISLPVGGSKGRDSTGMLYAFPPCDFSQQYLQSALRTLGKLEEEHMVIVIVRDTA